The following are encoded together in the Salvelinus namaycush isolate Seneca unplaced genomic scaffold, SaNama_1.0 Scaffold1763, whole genome shotgun sequence genome:
- the chst7 gene encoding carbohydrate sulfotransferase 7, whose amino-acid sequence MKRRLQKKYFILILGYSVLLLLIPYMLDHRSKSGYTKHGKQQPRCPDLDMWNNGDKFSNTTDTVEETVVNRSQSKIHVYLHATWRTGSSFLGELFNQHPDVFYLYEPMWHIWQALYPGDAASLQGAVRDMMKSLLRCDFSVLKLYTGSQNITTSFIFGWRKNKVICSEPLCEAYKRNEVGLVQEDVCGKCPRKDIKELERECKKYRVVVIKGVRVLDLGVLVPLMRDPALNLQIIQLFRDPRAVHNSRLKSKQALVKESIQVLRSKKHTEKYKRLLVPNNRGNRAENYVSSAMELICDNWLNDMMLMMNAPPWVKRNYIKILYEDLVLHPMEELKRLYSFSKLSSFPAMDKFVLNMTHGHGYSSDKPFVISSRDAKEAIFAWRERLNIEQISQVEDYCSEVMRHLGYQKNSVDQT is encoded by the coding sequence ATGAAAAGGAGGCTACAGAAGAAATACTTCATTTTAATTCTAGGATATTCCGTGTTACTTCTGTTAATTCCGTATATGCTGGACCACAGGAGTAAATCAGGGTATACTAAACATGGCAAGCAACAGCCGAGGTGCCCCGACCTCGATATGTGGAATAACGGGGACAAGTTCAGCAACACTACGGATACCGTGGAAGAGACGGTAGTCAACAGGAGCCAGTCTAAAATACACGTTTATTTACATGCTACGTGGAGGACGGGGTCATCGTTCTTAGGGGAGTTATTCAATCAACACCCCGATGTGTTTTACCTCTACGAGCCCATGTGGCATATATGGCAGGCTCTCTACCCAGGAGATGCGGCTAGTCTCCAAGGAGCCGTGCGGGATATGATGAAGTCGTTATTACGATGCGACTTCTCAGTTTTAAAACTGTACACAGGGAGCCAAAATATCACCACGTCTTTTATATTTGGATGGAGAAAGAACAAAGTGATCTGCTCGGAACCTCTATGCGAGGCGTACAAGAGAAACGAAGTGGGATTAGTCCAAGAAGACGTCTGTGGAAAGTGTCCAAGGAAGGATATCAAAGAGTTGGAGAGGGAGTGCAAGAAGTACCGCGTCGTGGTAATCAAAGGTGTGCGGGTTCTGGACCTCGGTGTACTCGTCCCGTTAATGAGAGATCCCGCTTTAAATCTCCAGATCATTCAGTTGTTTAGAGACCCGCGGGCAGTGCACAATTCACGACTGAAATCGAAACAAGCTCTGGTCAAGGAGAGCATACAGGTACTGAGGAGTAAAAAACATACGGAGAAATACAAGCGTCTACTGGTGCCAAACAACCGGGGGAACCGGGCAGAGAATTATGTCTCTAGCGCAATGGAGCTAATATGTGACAACTGGCTGAATGATATGATGCTCATGATGAACGCGCCCCCCTGGGTGAAGAGGAATTACATCAAGATCCTCTACGAGGACTTGGTTCTGCACCCCATGGAGGAACTCAAGAGACTCTACAGCTTCTCCAAACTCTCCTCTTTTCCTGCCATGGATAAGTTCGTGTTGAACATGACCCACGGCCACGGTTACTCCTCAGACAAACCGTTTGTAATATCGTCCAGAGACGCTAAGGAAGCCATCTTCGCATGGAGAGAGCGGTTAAACATTGAGCAGATCTCCCAAGTGGAAGACTACTGCAGTGAGGTCATGAGACATCTGGGCTATCAGAAGAACAGTGTGGATCAAACATAG